One region of Jatrophihabitans cynanchi genomic DNA includes:
- the pyrE gene encoding orotate phosphoribosyltransferase: MSDRDDLLQLIKDLAVVHGKVVLSSGKEADYYVDLRRVALHRTAAPLVGRVLLELTADWDYDAAGGLTLGADPVGTAILHASGGTKDAFVVRKSEKQHGLQRRIEGPDVAGRRVLAVEDTSTTGGSVLTAVEALREAGAEVVGVAVIVDRGAGPAVEAAGLQYRAAYSLADLGLS, from the coding sequence GTGAGCGACCGCGACGACCTGCTGCAGCTGATCAAGGACCTGGCCGTGGTACACGGCAAAGTGGTGCTGTCCTCCGGCAAGGAGGCGGACTACTACGTCGACCTGCGCCGGGTCGCGCTGCACCGCACCGCGGCACCGCTGGTCGGCCGGGTGCTGCTCGAGCTGACCGCCGACTGGGACTACGACGCCGCCGGCGGCCTGACCCTCGGCGCGGACCCGGTCGGCACCGCGATCCTGCACGCGTCCGGCGGCACCAAGGACGCGTTCGTGGTGCGCAAGAGCGAGAAGCAGCACGGGCTGCAGCGCCGGATCGAAGGTCCGGACGTCGCCGGCCGGCGCGTGCTCGCCGTCGAGGACACCTCGACGACCGGCGGCAGCGTGCTCACGGCGGTCGAGGCGCTACGCGAGGCCGGGGCCGAGGTCGTGGGTGTTGCCGTGATCGTCGACCGCGGCGCCGGGCCGGCGGTCGAGGCCGCCGGGCTGCAGTACCGCGCCGCCTACAGCCTCGCGGATCTGGGCCTGTCCTGA
- a CDS encoding TrmH family RNA methyltransferase, whose translation MSDGPQDATPDLPAESGIGVGPHPRPWPDDPRLDPDLLAAGDRRNVLDRYRYWHLDAIVADLDTRRHEFGIAIENWHHDRNIGTVVRTANAFLAREVVIVGRRRWNRRGAMVTDRYQHVVHVETIAQLRAHAGDVPIVGVDNLPGSVPIETFALPRKVILLFGQESVGLTDEARAACAAVCSIAQYGSTRSINAGVAAGIAMHAWIRAHAALP comes from the coding sequence CTGAGCGACGGACCGCAGGACGCGACCCCGGACCTGCCGGCCGAGTCCGGGATCGGGGTAGGGCCGCACCCGCGGCCCTGGCCGGACGATCCGCGGCTGGACCCGGACCTGCTCGCGGCTGGTGACCGGCGCAACGTGCTGGACCGCTACCGCTACTGGCACCTGGACGCGATCGTCGCCGATCTGGACACCCGCCGGCACGAGTTCGGCATCGCGATCGAGAACTGGCATCACGACCGCAACATCGGCACGGTCGTCCGCACTGCCAACGCGTTCCTGGCCCGCGAGGTCGTCATCGTCGGGCGGCGGCGCTGGAACCGCCGCGGCGCGATGGTCACCGATCGCTACCAGCACGTCGTGCACGTCGAGACGATCGCGCAGTTGCGCGCACACGCCGGCGACGTCCCGATCGTCGGCGTCGACAACCTTCCCGGCTCCGTCCCGATCGAGACGTTCGCCTTGCCGCGAAAGGTGATTCTGCTCTTCGGGCAGGAGAGTGTCGGGCTGACGGACGAGGCGCGGGCCGCGTGCGCCGCGGTGTGCTCGATCGCCCAGTACGGCTCGACCCGTTCGATCAATGCCGGGGTGGCCGCGGGAATCGCGATGCACGCCTGGATTCGGGCCCACGCCGCGCTACCGTAG
- a CDS encoding ATP-binding protein, whose amino-acid sequence MDPVRNPYAPGAGQRPPELAGRDNELAAFDVLLERVARARPERSVMLTGLRGVGKTVLLNAMRGAAVRRGWGTGKLEARPDQPLRHPLAAALHLAVRELARPNRGEAEHVLGVLKAFAQRESRTASGKAPKLRDRWQPGIDVPVVTGRADSGDIEIDLVELFTDVSGLAGDTGHGVALFIDELQDLMPDDVSALCAACHEVSQQGLPLVVVGAGLPHLPAVLSASKSYSERLFRYARIDRLDRAAADAALQRPAQEEHAAFDDAALDAMYAATGGYPYFVQAYGKVAWDVAPRSPITAADIAVAVPEAQAELAVGFFGSRYERATPAEREYLRAMAEVADPDAPDQPVATSAVAESVGRPPQSLSPARDGLLKKGLVYSGQRGKIAFTVPHFGFYLRQQEV is encoded by the coding sequence GTGGACCCGGTGCGCAACCCCTATGCCCCCGGCGCGGGGCAGCGTCCGCCCGAGCTGGCCGGCCGCGACAACGAGCTGGCCGCCTTCGACGTGCTGCTCGAGCGGGTCGCCCGCGCCCGCCCCGAACGCTCGGTCATGCTGACCGGCCTGCGCGGGGTGGGCAAGACGGTGCTGCTGAACGCGATGCGCGGCGCCGCCGTACGGCGCGGTTGGGGCACCGGCAAGCTGGAGGCCCGCCCGGATCAACCGCTGCGGCACCCGCTGGCCGCGGCCCTGCACCTGGCCGTGCGCGAACTCGCCCGGCCGAACCGCGGCGAGGCCGAGCACGTGCTCGGGGTGCTGAAGGCGTTCGCGCAGCGCGAATCGCGCACCGCGTCCGGCAAGGCGCCGAAGCTGCGCGACCGCTGGCAGCCCGGCATCGACGTGCCGGTCGTGACCGGCCGCGCCGACTCCGGCGACATCGAGATCGACCTGGTCGAGCTGTTCACCGACGTGTCCGGGCTCGCCGGCGACACCGGGCACGGCGTGGCGCTGTTCATCGACGAGCTGCAGGACCTGATGCCCGATGACGTGTCGGCGCTGTGCGCCGCATGCCACGAGGTGTCCCAACAGGGGTTGCCGCTCGTCGTGGTCGGCGCCGGGTTGCCGCACCTTCCGGCGGTGCTGTCCGCGTCCAAGTCCTACTCCGAGCGGCTGTTCCGGTACGCGCGCATCGACCGGCTCGATCGCGCCGCCGCCGATGCCGCGCTGCAGCGGCCGGCACAGGAGGAGCACGCCGCGTTCGACGATGCCGCGCTGGACGCGATGTACGCGGCGACCGGAGGCTATCCGTACTTCGTGCAGGCGTACGGCAAGGTGGCGTGGGACGTGGCGCCCCGGTCGCCGATCACCGCCGCCGACATAGCGGTCGCGGTACCCGAGGCGCAGGCCGAGCTCGCGGTGGGTTTCTTCGGCTCGCGGTACGAGCGGGCCACTCCGGCCGAGCGCGAGTACCTGCGGGCGATGGCCGAGGTCGCCGACCCGGATGCGCCCGATCAGCCGGTGGCCACCTCGGCCGTCGCCGAGTCGGTCGGTCGCCCGCCCCAGTCGCTCTCCCCGGCCCGCGACGGGCTGCTGAAGAAAGGCCTGGTGTACTCAGGCCAGCGCGGCAAGATCGCCTTCACGGTGCCGCACTTCGGCTTCTACCTGCGGCAGCAGGAAGTGTAA
- the map gene encoding type I methionyl aminopeptidase, translating to MRTSTPVEPGTISPRLPVPAAIARPHYVGAKPGTPADFDDPMVKDADTIARMRVAGRIAADALVEVGRHVAPGITTDELDRIGHEFMIAAGAYPSTLGYRGFPKSLCTSVNEVICHGIPDSRRLDDGDVVKVDITAYVGGVHGDTCATFYAGEVADEVRDLGERTREAMLRGIKAVRPGRPVSVIGRVIESYARRFGYGVVRDYTGHGVGPSFHTRPTILHYDEPTATTPLEPGMTFTIEPMLTLGGVDWYSWDDDWTILTKDGSWVAQWEHTLVVTDDGAEILTLPST from the coding sequence ATGCGCACCAGCACGCCGGTAGAGCCAGGGACGATCTCACCACGGCTGCCGGTGCCGGCGGCGATCGCGCGGCCACACTACGTCGGCGCCAAGCCCGGCACGCCGGCCGACTTCGACGACCCGATGGTCAAGGACGCCGACACGATCGCGCGGATGCGCGTCGCCGGCCGAATCGCGGCCGACGCGCTCGTCGAGGTCGGCCGCCACGTCGCTCCCGGTATCACCACCGACGAGCTGGACCGCATCGGCCACGAGTTCATGATCGCGGCCGGCGCCTACCCGTCCACCTTGGGCTACCGGGGGTTTCCCAAGTCGCTGTGCACCAGCGTGAACGAGGTCATCTGCCACGGCATCCCCGACTCCAGACGCCTCGACGACGGTGACGTGGTCAAGGTCGACATCACCGCGTACGTCGGCGGCGTGCACGGCGACACCTGCGCCACGTTCTACGCCGGCGAGGTCGCCGACGAGGTCCGCGACCTCGGCGAGCGCACCCGGGAGGCGATGCTGCGCGGCATCAAGGCGGTGCGCCCCGGACGTCCGGTGAGCGTCATCGGTCGCGTGATCGAGTCCTACGCCCGCCGCTTCGGCTACGGCGTCGTGCGCGACTACACGGGGCACGGGGTCGGGCCGAGCTTTCACACCCGCCCGACGATCCTGCACTACGACGAGCCGACCGCGACGACCCCGCTCGAGCCCGGGATGACCTTCACCATCGAGCCGATGCTCACGCTCGGCGGTGTCGACTGGTACAGCTGGGACGACGACTGGACCATCCTGACCAAGGACGGTTCCTGGGTCGCGCAGTGGGAACATACCCTCGTCGTCACCGACGACGGCGCCGAGATCCTCACCCTGCCGTCCACCTGA
- a CDS encoding methyl-accepting chemotaxis protein, which translates to MDRNTPQRPQVLSLRHARVRTKLALMAGTGVAGVLVVAILGTAGLGSVNDKAQQLARIGATLQHLDVLRDMEGDMRVNVYAVASAHDAKAFDDAMSASSDTDNEMDRAVSALRASVTASHDPVQKQQFDDFTGKLAAWRQVRDQQVVAAAKDGDAIRADAAITGPLAEADDAFAEPLDKLADRVNAGVDPAARAASDTYSSNRTIAILALIVGAALAIALAIVVGRFILRPLRKVSTVLTRMSAGDLTGRVGEASRDEVGQMADALDNAVATIRQTVTALAESAGTLASSAEELSVTNQQIADGAEQTSDRAAVVSAAAERITASVSTVAGGAEQMGSSIREIAQNASEAAGVAATAVASADAANITMDKLRESSSEISAVVKTITAIAEQTNLLALNATIEAARAGEAGKGFAVVANEVKELAQETARATEDIGRRVDAIQNDTAGAVRAITEIGTIIGRISDYATTIAAAVEEQTATTNEMARSVADAASGSGQIADNIGGVADAARVTTAGAEDSRGATAELARMSAELRTLVGQFQY; encoded by the coding sequence GTGGACCGAAACACCCCGCAGCGCCCGCAGGTGCTGTCACTGCGGCACGCCCGCGTCCGCACCAAGCTGGCGCTGATGGCGGGCACCGGCGTTGCCGGCGTGCTCGTCGTGGCGATCCTGGGCACCGCGGGCCTCGGCTCGGTGAACGACAAGGCGCAACAGCTCGCGCGCATCGGCGCCACCCTGCAGCACCTGGACGTGCTGCGCGACATGGAGGGCGACATGCGCGTGAACGTGTACGCCGTCGCGTCCGCCCATGACGCCAAGGCGTTCGACGACGCGATGAGCGCGTCGTCCGACACCGACAACGAGATGGACCGCGCGGTGTCCGCGCTCCGCGCATCGGTGACGGCGAGCCACGACCCCGTGCAGAAGCAGCAGTTCGACGACTTCACCGGCAAGCTCGCCGCGTGGCGCCAGGTGCGTGACCAGCAGGTCGTCGCCGCGGCCAAGGACGGCGACGCCATCCGTGCCGACGCCGCGATCACCGGCCCGCTCGCCGAGGCCGATGACGCGTTCGCCGAACCGCTGGACAAGCTGGCCGACAGGGTCAATGCCGGCGTCGACCCCGCGGCCCGCGCCGCATCGGACACCTATTCCAGCAACCGCACGATCGCGATTCTGGCCCTGATCGTCGGCGCCGCGCTGGCGATCGCCCTGGCAATCGTGGTGGGCCGGTTCATCCTGCGCCCGTTGCGCAAGGTCTCCACGGTGTTGACGCGGATGTCCGCCGGCGACCTGACGGGCCGCGTCGGCGAGGCGTCGCGCGACGAGGTCGGCCAGATGGCTGATGCCCTCGACAATGCGGTCGCGACGATCCGGCAGACGGTGACCGCGCTGGCCGAGAGCGCCGGCACGCTGGCCAGTTCGGCCGAGGAGCTGTCGGTCACCAACCAGCAGATCGCCGACGGCGCCGAGCAGACGTCCGACCGCGCGGCCGTCGTCTCGGCTGCCGCCGAGCGCATCACCGCGAGCGTGTCGACCGTCGCCGGCGGCGCCGAGCAGATGGGCAGCTCCATCCGCGAGATCGCGCAGAACGCGAGCGAGGCGGCCGGGGTGGCCGCCACAGCAGTCGCGTCGGCCGACGCCGCGAACATCACCATGGACAAGCTGCGCGAGTCCAGCAGCGAGATCAGCGCGGTCGTCAAGACGATCACCGCCATCGCCGAGCAGACCAACCTGCTCGCGCTCAACGCCACCATCGAGGCGGCGCGCGCGGGCGAGGCGGGCAAGGGGTTCGCCGTGGTCGCCAACGAGGTCAAGGAGCTCGCCCAGGAGACGGCCCGCGCCACCGAGGACATCGGCCGCCGGGTGGACGCGATCCAGAACGACACCGCCGGGGCGGTCCGCGCGATCACCGAGATCGGCACGATCATCGGCCGGATCAGCGACTACGCCACGACGATCGCCGCGGCCGTCGAGGAGCAGACCGCGACGACGAACGAGATGGCGCGGTCGGTCGCCGACGCCGCGTCCGGATCGGGGCAGATCGCCGACAACATCGGCGGTGTCGCCGATGCGGCGCGCGTGACCACGGCAGGCGCGGAGGACAGCCGCGGCGCCACCGCCGAGCTGGCGCGCATGTCCGCCGAGCTGCGCACCCTGGTGGGTCAGTTCCAGTACTGA
- a CDS encoding ribonuclease J has translation MTAQGKAPGAPGLSAPPKLPAGGLRIVALGGIKEIGRNMTMFEFGGRLLVVDCGMLLGKTNSPGVDITLPDWSHFADRLGDIDAVVLTHGHEDHIGALPYLLRERRDIPVIGSRLTLALVAAKLNQHQIKPDLRQVREGERTGVGAWNLEFFAVNHSIPDALAVAITAGEQTVLHTGDFKMDQTPLDGRLTDLPGFSRLGDQGVDLLLADSTNAEVPGFIPSERDVGKVVADVIHKAPGRIIVACFASHVHRVQQVLDAAVASERQVALVGRSMVRNMQIARELGLLRVPDGVLIDLKLAEELPSRRVMLISTGSQGEPLSALSRMANREHQTVRISADDTILLASSLIPGNETSVGQVINGLSRLGATVVHKSTALVHVSGHAPAGELRYLINAVRPANHMPVHGEWRHLRAHAAIARSMGIPDERIMLAEDGTVVDLVDGLATITGKIPVGYVYVDGLEVGDIGDATLKDRRILGEEGFLSILVAVDLELGKVVFGPEITARGFSDDPAALDPINAELVELVEKALADGTRDSDAIAHLVRRTVGRWVDREYRRRPMLMPMVVEV, from the coding sequence GTGACAGCACAGGGCAAGGCACCGGGTGCGCCCGGTCTCAGCGCGCCGCCGAAGCTGCCGGCCGGAGGGCTGCGGATCGTGGCACTCGGCGGCATCAAGGAGATCGGCCGCAACATGACCATGTTCGAGTTCGGCGGCCGATTGCTCGTCGTCGACTGCGGGATGTTGCTCGGCAAGACGAACTCTCCCGGCGTCGACATCACCCTGCCGGACTGGTCGCACTTCGCCGACCGGCTCGGCGACATCGACGCGGTGGTGCTGACGCACGGGCACGAGGATCACATCGGCGCGCTGCCGTACCTGTTGCGCGAGCGCCGCGACATACCGGTGATCGGCTCCCGGCTGACGCTCGCGCTGGTCGCCGCCAAGCTCAACCAGCACCAGATCAAACCCGACCTGCGCCAGGTGCGCGAAGGCGAGCGGACCGGTGTCGGGGCGTGGAACCTGGAGTTCTTCGCCGTCAACCACTCGATCCCGGACGCCCTTGCCGTGGCGATCACCGCCGGCGAGCAGACCGTGCTGCACACCGGTGACTTCAAGATGGACCAGACGCCGCTCGACGGCCGGCTCACCGACCTGCCCGGCTTCTCCCGCCTCGGCGACCAAGGGGTCGACCTGCTCCTTGCCGACTCGACGAACGCGGAGGTGCCCGGCTTCATCCCGTCCGAACGGGACGTGGGCAAGGTCGTCGCCGACGTGATCCACAAGGCACCCGGCCGCATCATCGTGGCCTGCTTCGCCTCGCACGTGCACCGCGTGCAGCAGGTTCTGGACGCCGCGGTCGCGAGTGAACGCCAGGTCGCGCTGGTCGGCCGCTCGATGGTGCGCAACATGCAGATCGCCCGCGAACTGGGGCTGCTGCGGGTGCCGGACGGGGTGCTGATCGACCTCAAGCTGGCCGAGGAGCTGCCGTCCCGCCGGGTCATGCTGATCTCCACCGGCTCGCAGGGTGAGCCGCTGTCGGCGCTGTCGCGGATGGCGAACCGCGAGCACCAGACCGTCCGCATCTCCGCCGACGACACCATCCTGCTCGCATCCTCGCTCATCCCCGGCAACGAGACGTCGGTCGGCCAGGTCATCAACGGGCTGTCCCGGCTCGGCGCGACCGTGGTGCACAAGTCGACGGCGCTGGTGCACGTGTCCGGGCACGCGCCGGCCGGCGAGCTGCGCTACCTGATCAACGCGGTGCGGCCGGCGAACCACATGCCGGTGCACGGTGAGTGGCGGCACCTGCGCGCGCATGCGGCGATCGCGCGCTCGATGGGCATTCCGGACGAGCGGATCATGCTCGCCGAGGACGGCACCGTCGTCGATCTCGTCGACGGGCTGGCCACGATAACCGGAAAGATCCCGGTCGGCTACGTCTACGTCGACGGCCTGGAGGTCGGCGATATCGGCGACGCGACGCTCAAGGACCGGCGCATCCTCGGCGAGGAGGGCTTCCTGTCCATCCTGGTCGCCGTCGACCTGGAGCTGGGGAAGGTCGTGTTCGGGCCGGAGATCACCGCGCGTGGCTTCAGCGACGATCCCGCGGCGCTGGATCCGATCAACGCCGAGCTCGTCGAGCTCGTCGAGAAGGCGCTGGCCGACGGCACGCGCGACTCCGACGCGATCGCGCACCTGGTACGCCGCACCGTCGGCCGCTGGGTGGACCGGGAGTACCGCCGCCGCCCGATGCTGATGCCGATGGTAGTGGAGGTCTGA
- a CDS encoding DedA family protein, with translation MLLANPISPDNLLGSSALLVVTVILFAECGLLIGFFLPGDTLLFAAGIAIATGKIHTSLAAFLVLVPIGAVLGNLVGYWIGYRVGPRVFDRPDSRLFRPEYVQRSHEFFARFGSWTILIGRFVPIVRTVATVMAGVGRMRFSVYALYSVIGGVIWADGVLLLGERLGHVKFVQDHKGYVDYAVVVVVVIGLIPAAIHYVQSRRRTPPD, from the coding sequence GTGCTCCTCGCGAACCCGATCAGCCCGGACAACCTGCTCGGCAGCTCCGCGCTGCTGGTCGTCACCGTGATCCTGTTCGCCGAGTGCGGCCTGCTGATCGGCTTCTTCCTGCCCGGCGACACGCTGCTGTTCGCTGCCGGCATCGCGATCGCCACCGGCAAGATCCACACCTCGCTCGCCGCGTTCCTGGTGCTGGTGCCGATCGGCGCGGTGCTGGGCAACCTGGTCGGCTACTGGATCGGCTACCGCGTGGGGCCGCGTGTCTTCGACCGTCCCGACTCGCGGCTGTTCCGGCCGGAGTACGTGCAGCGCTCGCACGAGTTCTTCGCGCGCTTCGGCTCGTGGACCATCCTGATCGGCCGGTTCGTGCCGATCGTGCGCACGGTCGCCACGGTGATGGCAGGCGTCGGCCGGATGCGCTTCTCGGTGTACGCGCTGTACAGCGTCATCGGCGGGGTGATCTGGGCCGACGGCGTGCTGCTGCTGGGTGAGCGGCTCGGGCACGTCAAGTTCGTCCAGGACCACAAGGGCTACGTCGACTACGCCGTCGTGGTGGTCGTGGTCATCGGCCTGATCCCGGCCGCGATCCACTACGTGCAGAGCCGGCGGCGCACCCCGCCGGACTGA
- a CDS encoding NAD-dependent epimerase/dehydratase family protein: MDILVLGGTVFLGRAVVSTALAQGARVAVFNRGRSGVAPDGVEQITGDRTAAADLAQLAGRSFDVVVDTSGYEPADVARSAGLLAARCGHYAFVSTINVFPGWPDEADYQRLGTHAGDPDATAGDVPAGLDPGAAYGWLKAGCELAAARAFGAGRSTALRAGCIVGPDDSQVGRLPWWIDRVARGGEVLVPGAPDDAIALIDARDLAAFALAAVPGTFETGGPSGRDTRADLMAACRRITGSDAGFTYVGDAWPVEQGVTPWTELPLWAPGARGLFTHDTAAAEAAGLSWRPLADTVADTWAWQRSLDWTAGPRTPGLAADRESELLTAWHASVPSTPAG; this comes from the coding sequence ATGGATATCTTGGTGCTGGGCGGCACGGTCTTCCTCGGCCGCGCCGTCGTGTCGACCGCGCTGGCCCAGGGAGCCCGCGTAGCCGTGTTCAACCGTGGCCGCTCCGGCGTCGCCCCGGACGGCGTCGAGCAGATCACCGGCGACCGCACCGCGGCCGCCGACCTGGCCCAGCTCGCCGGCCGCAGCTTCGACGTCGTCGTGGACACCAGCGGCTACGAGCCGGCGGACGTCGCCCGCAGCGCCGGACTGCTCGCCGCGCGCTGCGGCCATTACGCGTTCGTGTCCACCATCAACGTCTTCCCGGGCTGGCCGGACGAGGCCGACTACCAGCGCCTCGGCACCCACGCCGGTGACCCGGATGCGACGGCCGGCGACGTGCCCGCGGGCCTGGACCCCGGTGCCGCGTACGGCTGGCTCAAGGCCGGCTGCGAGCTGGCCGCGGCGCGTGCCTTCGGTGCCGGCCGCAGCACGGCGCTGCGCGCGGGGTGCATCGTCGGCCCGGACGACTCGCAGGTGGGGCGGCTGCCGTGGTGGATCGACCGGGTCGCGCGCGGCGGTGAGGTCCTGGTGCCCGGCGCTCCGGACGACGCGATCGCGCTGATCGATGCGCGCGATCTCGCCGCGTTCGCGCTGGCCGCGGTGCCGGGCACGTTCGAGACCGGCGGACCGAGTGGGCGCGACACCCGCGCCGACCTGATGGCGGCCTGCCGCCGGATCACCGGCTCGGACGCGGGCTTCACCTATGTCGGCGACGCCTGGCCGGTGGAGCAGGGCGTCACGCCGTGGACCGAACTGCCGCTGTGGGCACCGGGCGCGCGTGGGCTGTTCACGCACGACACCGCGGCCGCCGAAGCCGCCGGGCTGAGCTGGCGCCCGCTCGCGGACACGGTGGCCGACACCTGGGCCTGGCAGCGTTCGCTCGACTGGACGGCCGGCCCGCGCACCCCGGGCCTGGCCGCGGACCGCGAGTCCGAACTGCTGACCGCCTGGCACGCTTCGGTGCCGAGCACTCCGGCTGGCTGA
- a CDS encoding flagellar biosynthesis protein FlhA: protein MKTGRLSQLAVPIGVVAIVVMLVVPMPAALLDLLIAANITGAVLVVLVSMYVKRPLDFSSFPSLLLVATLFRLALNISATRLVLTDGFAGNVISAFGHFVIGGSLVIGLVIFAILLVIQFIVITNGAGRVAEVGARFTLDAMPGKQMAIDADLNAGLIDEKSARKRRAEIASEADFYGAMDGATRFVKGDAIAAIIITFINLIGGFAIGMTTHHLTLSQALSTYSLLSVGDGLVSQIPALLLSVSTGLIVTRSSDSDDMGTVVARQLGGQRRAVRIAGGAALLLCVVPGLPKLPFLLVGGGLMFMASRLPKPTDAEEAVAEEATDAAAPNAEESLLSELAVDPLELVLSADLVPLVDGPGADLLDRVRALRRTLAAELGVVMPPVRTRDSVTLPHSTYAININAVELARGQAPAGMVLAIGDGLDGLPGKPAREPVFGLAGKWLPIELRGQAELLGATVVDRSSLIITHLSEIVRQHASRLLGREEVAAATRALKRSHPVVVEDLTPALLSLGEIQRVLHALLDEGVSIRDLVRIYEALSVAAKGGTDPDRLVEAARGALAPAITASLATEGQLDALTVEPRMQQAMLEAVRPGDGGAQLVLDPGMAEALINAIAERYSEESARGTKPVLVCAAQIRMPLRRLVRLSVPALPVLSYTELSAGSVAVNAIGMIDDVRNLVP from the coding sequence GTGAAGACAGGCAGGCTCAGCCAACTGGCCGTGCCCATCGGCGTCGTCGCGATCGTCGTGATGCTCGTGGTGCCGATGCCTGCGGCGCTGCTCGACCTGCTGATCGCGGCGAACATCACCGGCGCCGTGCTCGTGGTGCTCGTCTCCATGTACGTCAAGCGCCCGCTCGATTTCTCCAGCTTCCCGTCGCTGCTCCTGGTCGCCACGCTGTTCCGGCTCGCCCTGAACATCAGCGCCACCCGGCTCGTGCTCACCGACGGCTTCGCGGGCAACGTCATCTCGGCGTTCGGCCACTTCGTCATCGGCGGTTCGCTGGTGATCGGACTGGTGATCTTCGCGATCTTGCTGGTCATCCAGTTCATCGTCATCACCAACGGTGCCGGGCGCGTCGCGGAAGTGGGCGCCCGGTTCACCCTGGACGCGATGCCCGGCAAGCAGATGGCGATCGACGCCGACCTGAACGCGGGGCTGATCGACGAGAAGTCTGCCCGCAAGCGGCGCGCCGAGATCGCCTCGGAAGCCGACTTCTACGGCGCGATGGACGGCGCGACGCGGTTCGTGAAGGGCGACGCGATCGCGGCCATCATCATCACGTTCATCAACCTGATCGGCGGCTTCGCGATCGGGATGACCACCCACCACCTGACGCTGAGCCAGGCGCTGTCGACGTACAGCCTGCTCAGCGTCGGCGACGGCCTGGTCAGCCAGATCCCGGCGCTGCTGCTGTCGGTGTCGACCGGCCTGATCGTGACCCGCTCCAGCGACTCCGACGACATGGGCACGGTCGTGGCCCGCCAGCTCGGCGGGCAACGCCGGGCGGTGCGCATCGCCGGCGGTGCCGCGCTGCTGCTGTGCGTCGTCCCCGGCCTGCCCAAGCTGCCGTTCCTGCTCGTCGGCGGCGGGCTGATGTTCATGGCCAGCCGGCTGCCGAAGCCGACCGATGCCGAGGAGGCCGTCGCCGAGGAGGCCACCGACGCCGCAGCACCGAACGCCGAGGAGAGCCTGCTCAGCGAGCTGGCCGTCGACCCGCTCGAGCTGGTGCTCTCGGCCGACCTCGTCCCGCTCGTCGACGGCCCCGGCGCCGACCTGCTCGACCGGGTTCGCGCGCTGCGCCGCACGCTGGCCGCCGAGCTCGGCGTGGTCATGCCGCCCGTCCGCACCCGCGACAGCGTCACGCTGCCGCACTCGACCTACGCGATCAACATCAACGCCGTCGAGCTGGCCCGCGGCCAGGCGCCGGCCGGCATGGTCCTCGCGATCGGCGACGGCCTGGACGGTCTGCCCGGCAAACCGGCCCGCGAACCGGTGTTCGGCCTCGCCGGCAAGTGGCTGCCGATCGAGCTGCGCGGCCAGGCCGAGCTGCTCGGCGCCACCGTCGTCGACCGCTCGTCGCTGATCATCACGCACCTGTCCGAGATCGTCCGCCAGCACGCGAGCCGGCTGCTCGGCCGCGAGGAGGTCGCCGCGGCCACCCGTGCGCTCAAGCGTTCGCACCCGGTGGTCGTCGAGGACCTCACGCCCGCGCTGCTGTCGCTCGGCGAGATCCAGCGGGTGCTGCACGCGTTGCTGGACGAGGGCGTGTCGATCCGCGACCTCGTCCGCATCTACGAAGCGCTGTCCGTGGCCGCGAAGGGCGGCACCGACCCGGACCGCCTCGTCGAGGCCGCCCGCGGCGCGCTCGCCCCGGCGATCACCGCCTCGCTGGCGACCGAGGGCCAGCTGGACGCGCTCACCGTCGAGCCGCGGATGCAGCAGGCGATGCTCGAGGCGGTGCGTCCCGGCGACGGCGGCGCGCAGCTCGTGCTCGACCCCGGCATGGCCGAGGCCCTGATCAACGCGATCGCCGAGCGCTACAGCGAGGAGTCCGCGCGCGGCACCAAACCGGTCCTGGTCTGCGCCGCGCAGATCCGCATGCCCCTGCGGCGGCTGGTGCGCCTGTCGGTGCCCGCGCTGCCCGTCCTGTCCTATACCGAGCTGTCCGCCGGCTCGGTCGCCGTCAACGCGATTGGGATGATCGATGACGTCCGCAACCTTGTACCGTGA